In Candidatus Nezhaarchaeota archaeon, the sequence AACTCCTAAAAGCGATAGCTACATCGTTGTTTGCGATGTACCACTTGGGCAAGGTAACAATCCATGAGGAAGCGTAGCAGGCTAGACATAGTCTTTGAAATATTAGAGGCAATACATGATGAGGGGGAATTAGGTCCCACTAAACTCTCTATCATGATTAATCTGTCCTACGATAGGGTGAAGAAGATCCTCGATGACATGCTTAAGAAGAAGCTAATTGAGGTATCTCCCAACCAACGCCAAGGCTCAACAGCATTTAGGTTAACATCAAGAGGTTTAACGCTTCTATCCGAGTTGAGGAGAGTGAGGAAGCTTTTAGAGGATTATGGTTTAGTGTAATGGTTTGTAATTGAAAATTCCAAGGTATCGAGACCTTCACGTACTAATGGGCTTCCTTCTACATTTTCACTATACTCTTACCTCTATCGGGCTCCTTAACGTCAACTATGACCCCATCTCTTATGACGTATATTCTGTTCGTACAGTTAGCTACCTCGGGGTTATGAGTGACTATGATTATTGTTTGCCCCATCCTGTTTAGCTCAAGAAACGTATTCATAACAACTTTTGCCGATGTCATGTCTAAGTTTCCTGTGGGTTCGTCAGCGAGTATTATTGAGGGGGACGTGACAATAGCTCTAGCAATGGCAACCCTCTGCTGCTGTCCCCCTGAT encodes:
- a CDS encoding winged helix-turn-helix domain-containing protein, which codes for MRKRSRLDIVFEILEAIHDEGELGPTKLSIMINLSYDRVKKILDDMLKKKLIEVSPNQRQGSTAFRLTSRGLTLLSELRRVRKLLEDYGLV